Proteins co-encoded in one Xanthomonas campestris pv. badrii genomic window:
- a CDS encoding Hsp70 family protein, producing MKLGIDFGTSNSAAAAIVDGQVEPVRFGEALQFRTTVYFPETMRDPEDFSLTPALEYEMERLIDSARRDATAAGRLSNPDSLRRDALRIVRRQWMEQQVREPRSSAALLQNAVYGDEALDAYFLEGEGNLVQSPKSMLGYNLHPRARQTITGIATHVLEHIRLTASRQFDINIRAAVLGRPVQFRSSIGDAGNAQALDILQSAAIAAGFDSVEFLEEPAAAAMHYHVSHDSRHETVVVDIGGGTTDIAHASVGGSTAPQVHRAWGIARGGTDIDLALSLASYMPLFGRGSTRVPAHHYVEAAMVQDMTRQREFRLHNYQDAPAPFDTRLKALQDTGNTARLYRNVEACKIALSEADQHHTALDFIERGLQVDVQADALVASASSYLRELEALLAQVRADMAAPPATLFLTGGMSRAGYLRDAVAAAFPESRMVQGDPSFGVVQGLAWAAAGGARPSDG from the coding sequence ATGAAACTCGGCATCGACTTCGGTACCAGCAACTCCGCCGCTGCGGCAATCGTCGACGGCCAGGTGGAGCCGGTGCGCTTCGGCGAGGCCTTGCAGTTCCGCACCACGGTGTACTTTCCCGAGACCATGCGCGACCCGGAGGATTTCAGCCTGACACCGGCGCTGGAATACGAGATGGAGCGCCTGATCGATTCCGCGCGCCGCGACGCCACCGCGGCCGGGCGCTTGTCCAATCCCGACAGCCTGCGGCGCGATGCGCTGCGTATCGTGCGCCGCCAGTGGATGGAGCAGCAGGTACGCGAGCCGCGGAGTTCGGCGGCACTGCTGCAGAACGCGGTGTACGGCGACGAGGCGTTGGACGCCTATTTTCTCGAAGGCGAAGGCAATCTGGTGCAGAGTCCCAAGTCGATGCTGGGCTACAACCTGCATCCGCGTGCGCGCCAGACCATCACCGGCATCGCCACGCACGTGCTGGAACATATCCGCCTCACCGCCTCGCGTCAGTTCGACATCAATATCCGCGCCGCCGTGCTCGGTCGTCCGGTGCAGTTCCGCAGTTCGATCGGTGATGCAGGCAATGCACAGGCGCTGGATATCCTGCAGAGCGCCGCCATCGCCGCCGGCTTCGACAGTGTGGAGTTTCTCGAAGAACCCGCTGCCGCGGCCATGCATTACCACGTCAGCCACGACAGCCGGCACGAGACCGTGGTGGTCGATATCGGGGGCGGTACCACCGATATCGCGCATGCCAGCGTCGGAGGCAGCACCGCGCCGCAGGTGCATCGCGCCTGGGGCATCGCGCGCGGCGGGACCGATATCGATCTGGCACTCAGCCTTGCCAGCTACATGCCGCTGTTCGGGCGCGGCAGCACCCGGGTGCCGGCGCACCATTACGTGGAAGCGGCGATGGTGCAGGACATGACGCGCCAGCGCGAGTTCCGCCTGCACAACTACCAGGACGCCCCGGCCCCGTTCGATACGCGCCTGAAGGCGCTGCAGGACACCGGCAATACCGCGCGCCTGTATCGCAACGTGGAAGCCTGCAAGATTGCGCTCAGCGAAGCCGACCAGCACCACACGGCACTGGATTTCATCGAACGCGGCCTGCAGGTCGACGTGCAGGCCGATGCCTTGGTTGCGTCCGCCTCCAGCTACCTGCGCGAGCTGGAAGCGCTGCTGGCGCAGGTCCGCGCCGACATGGCCGCGCCGCCGGCCACCCTGTTCCTGACTGGCGGCATGTCGCGCGCCGGCTATCTGCGCGACGCAGTGGCGGCCGCTTTCCCGGAATCGCGCATGGTGCAGGGCGATCCGTCGTTCGGGGTCGTGCAAGGCCTGGCCTGGGCGGCGGCAGGCGGCGCCCGTCCATCGGACGGTTAA
- a CDS encoding FKBP-type peptidyl-prolyl cis-trans isomerase, with amino-acid sequence MEISQGRVATIHYTLSDDSGQVLDRSTPDTPLSYLHGAGNIVPGLEQALDGRQAGDTLTADVAPQQGYGPRHEQLIQHVPRKAFPTDVEVVPGVQFEARTQQGPVLVTVTEVGPEQVTVDGNHPLAGQTLHFAVEVVQVREATTEELNQGHVDDVAA; translated from the coding sequence ATGGAAATCAGCCAGGGTCGCGTTGCGACCATTCATTACACCCTTTCCGACGACAGCGGCCAGGTACTGGACCGTTCCACGCCGGACACGCCGCTGAGCTACCTGCATGGTGCCGGCAATATCGTCCCCGGCCTGGAGCAGGCGCTGGACGGCAGGCAAGCCGGCGACACCCTCACTGCCGATGTCGCCCCGCAGCAAGGCTATGGCCCACGCCACGAGCAGTTGATCCAGCATGTGCCGCGCAAGGCCTTCCCCACCGATGTGGAGGTGGTGCCAGGCGTGCAGTTCGAGGCACGCACCCAGCAGGGTCCAGTGCTGGTCACCGTGACCGAGGTGGGCCCAGAGCAGGTCACCGTGGATGGCAACCACCCGCTCGCCGGGCAGACCCTGCATTTCGCAGTGGAAGTGGTGCAGGTGCGCGAAGCCACCACCGAGGAGTTGAACCAGGGCCACGTCGACGACGTCGCCGCCTGA
- a CDS encoding cation diffusion facilitator family transporter: MSNRSDPSTPGAASPRADAPAAGQNGDAAKAADANAGPDHTGQDHTKGSHLVVYVALAGNLAIAVAKFIAAGISGSSAMLSEGVHSLVDTVNEVLLLYGLRRAARAPTPTHPFGYGRELYFWSFIVALLVFAMGAGVSLYEGIVHLRHPEPAKSHLVAYCVLGVSIVFEGISWVVALREFRAKKGRMGYFEAFRKSKDPSTFTVLLEDSAALIGLFMALLGLAGAQLLDMPELDGIASIGIAGVLAFTAFLLARETKGLLIGEPAHAHVSASLLRIAASDPDVRAANGVLTMQMGPNQVVAALSAEFEDTRSTPDIEACVARIEAAAKRQHPEITALFVKPQTPETWQARRTQIERGAQAD; encoded by the coding sequence GTGTCCAATCGCTCAGACCCTTCCACACCTGGCGCCGCATCGCCGCGCGCCGATGCGCCCGCTGCCGGGCAGAACGGCGACGCCGCCAAGGCCGCGGATGCGAACGCCGGGCCGGACCACACCGGGCAGGATCACACCAAGGGCTCGCACCTGGTGGTCTACGTCGCCCTGGCCGGCAACCTGGCCATTGCGGTGGCCAAGTTCATCGCGGCCGGCATCTCCGGCAGTTCGGCCATGCTCAGCGAGGGCGTGCATTCGTTGGTGGACACGGTCAACGAAGTGCTGCTGCTGTATGGCCTGCGTCGCGCGGCGCGCGCGCCCACGCCCACCCATCCGTTCGGCTACGGGCGCGAGCTGTATTTCTGGAGCTTCATCGTGGCGCTGCTGGTGTTTGCGATGGGCGCCGGCGTATCGCTGTACGAAGGCATCGTGCATCTGCGCCATCCCGAGCCTGCCAAGAGCCACCTGGTCGCCTACTGCGTGCTCGGCGTATCCATCGTGTTCGAAGGCATTTCCTGGGTGGTGGCGTTGCGCGAGTTCCGTGCCAAGAAGGGCCGCATGGGCTACTTCGAAGCGTTTCGCAAAAGCAAGGATCCCAGCACCTTCACCGTGCTGCTGGAAGACAGCGCCGCGCTGATCGGCTTGTTCATGGCCCTGCTCGGCCTGGCCGGCGCGCAGCTACTGGACATGCCGGAGCTCGACGGCATCGCCTCGATCGGCATTGCCGGCGTGCTCGCCTTTACCGCTTTCCTGCTGGCGCGGGAAACCAAGGGCTTGCTGATCGGCGAACCCGCGCATGCGCATGTCAGCGCGTCGCTGTTGCGCATTGCCGCCAGCGACCCGGACGTGCGTGCCGCCAATGGCGTGCTGACCATGCAGATGGGCCCCAACCAGGTGGTGGCCGCGCTGAGTGCCGAATTCGAAGACACCCGCAGCACGCCGGACATCGAAGCCTGTGTCGCGCGTATCGAAGCGGCGGCCAAGCGCCAGCATCCGGAGATCACCGCCCTGTTCGTCAAGCCGCAGACGCCGGAAACCTGGCAGGCGCGACGCACCCAGATCGAACGTGGCGCGCAGGCCGACTGA
- a CDS encoding zinc ribbon domain-containing protein YjdM: MSTVPACPQCGQDNTYADGALSVCADCGFEWSAGEPAANATVVRDSNGNVLQAGDTVTVIKDLKVKGSSIPLKQGTVIRNIRLVEDDAEHIEGNSEKIKGLVLKTCFLRKA, from the coding sequence ATGTCTACCGTTCCCGCCTGCCCGCAATGCGGCCAGGACAACACCTATGCCGACGGCGCGCTGTCGGTCTGCGCAGACTGCGGTTTCGAGTGGAGCGCGGGAGAGCCTGCTGCAAATGCCACCGTGGTACGCGACAGCAACGGCAACGTGCTGCAGGCCGGCGATACGGTGACGGTAATCAAGGATCTCAAGGTCAAGGGCTCGTCGATTCCGCTCAAGCAGGGCACGGTGATCCGCAATATCCGCCTGGTCGAAGACGATGCCGAGCATATCGAGGGCAACTCGGAAAAGATCAAGGGACTGGTGCTGAAGACCTGCTTCCTGCGCAAGGCATAG
- a CDS encoding L,D-transpeptidase has protein sequence MRPPLSFALLCMLLIGGHAAAAPFWGARQSSPAGTLPADLKPGEWIWGGVSKGWGPMAVIVSLTEQRAYAYRNGILIGVSTISSGKPGHETPTGVFTILQKDRDHRSNIYNAAPMPYQQRLTWDGVALHAGGLPGYPESHGCVHLPSEFARLLFDNSNMGMVVVVAQAGVSADDVVHPRALSPIDPTTGAERPLLPLPNGQAFAWQPALAPTGPISMLVSSADQQLLVYRNGVEIGRARVAVHAPPGAPPLGTQAFIVGQGFLPGEIAGLPGRRMPNWMRIGIPGSTAAAGQALDPDTIARLQVPPAFLAELLPLLTPGVVLVATDQRILPETTGGKLQVLDSDPPEPH, from the coding sequence ATGCGACCCCCGCTCTCGTTTGCACTGCTGTGCATGTTGCTGATAGGTGGTCACGCGGCCGCCGCGCCGTTCTGGGGCGCCCGCCAGTCCAGCCCCGCGGGCACCCTGCCTGCCGACCTGAAGCCGGGCGAATGGATCTGGGGCGGCGTGAGCAAGGGCTGGGGACCGATGGCGGTGATCGTCAGCCTCACCGAACAACGCGCGTATGCGTATCGCAACGGCATCCTGATCGGCGTGTCCACCATCAGCTCCGGCAAGCCCGGGCATGAGACCCCCACCGGGGTATTCACCATCCTGCAGAAGGACCGGGATCACCGCTCCAACATCTACAACGCCGCGCCGATGCCGTATCAGCAGCGGCTCACCTGGGATGGCGTGGCGCTGCATGCCGGCGGCCTGCCCGGCTACCCGGAATCGCATGGCTGCGTGCACCTGCCATCGGAATTCGCCCGACTGCTGTTCGACAATTCCAACATGGGCATGGTGGTGGTCGTGGCGCAGGCCGGCGTCAGTGCCGACGATGTGGTGCATCCGCGCGCGCTCAGCCCGATCGACCCGACCACCGGCGCCGAGCGCCCGCTGCTGCCGCTGCCCAACGGCCAGGCATTTGCATGGCAACCGGCGTTGGCGCCCACCGGCCCGATCTCGATGCTGGTCAGCAGCGCCGACCAGCAATTGCTGGTCTATCGCAATGGCGTGGAAATCGGGCGTGCCCGGGTCGCCGTGCATGCGCCGCCGGGTGCACCGCCGCTGGGCACGCAGGCCTTCATCGTCGGCCAGGGCTTTCTGCCCGGCGAAATTGCCGGCCTGCCCGGTCGCCGCATGCCCAACTGGATGCGCATCGGCATTCCCGGCAGCACGGCCGCGGCAGGCCAGGCGCTGGATCCCGACACCATCGCGCGGCTGCAGGTACCGCCGGCGTTCCTGGCCGAGCTGCTGCCCTTGCTGACGCCCGGCGTCGTCCTGGTCGCCACCGACCAGCGCATCCTGCCGGAGACCACCGGCGGCAAGCTGCAGGTGCTGGATTCGGATCCGCCCGAGCCGCACTGA
- a CDS encoding alkene reductase — protein sequence MSKSTQSPLFSPVRLGALDLANRVIMAPLTRNRAGAGQVPSPLAAEYYGQRATAGLIVAEGTQISPLGQGYLDTPGIHTTQQVAGWRAVTDEVHRRGGKIVLQLWHVGRVSHTSVLPPGEVPVAPSAIRAEGKTYTKNGFEDVSEPRALALDEIPALIEDYRIAARNAIEAGFDGVEVHAANGYLLDQFLRDGSNKRTDAYGGDIENRTRLLAEVVQAIADEIGAERTGVRLSPVTPVYGAHDSNPQPLFERAVERLNLIGGLAFVHVIEGATGGARDNIAFDYAALRAKFDGAWIANNGYDRAMSEHALSSGYADAIAYGRPFIANPDLVRRLREHAPLAEVDQSTLYGGGAKGYTDYPALPE from the coding sequence ATGTCCAAATCCACTCAATCCCCACTGTTTTCCCCGGTGCGCCTGGGCGCGCTGGACCTTGCCAACCGCGTGATCATGGCGCCGCTGACGCGTAACCGCGCCGGCGCCGGGCAGGTCCCGTCGCCGCTGGCCGCCGAATACTACGGCCAGCGCGCCACTGCCGGCCTGATCGTCGCCGAAGGCACGCAGATCAGTCCGCTCGGCCAGGGCTACCTGGATACGCCGGGCATCCATACCACCCAACAGGTCGCCGGCTGGCGCGCGGTCACCGATGAAGTGCATCGCCGTGGCGGCAAGATCGTGTTGCAGCTCTGGCATGTCGGCCGCGTCTCGCACACCAGCGTACTGCCGCCGGGCGAAGTGCCGGTCGCGCCCAGCGCGATTCGTGCGGAGGGCAAGACCTACACCAAGAACGGCTTCGAGGACGTTTCCGAACCGCGTGCATTGGCGCTGGACGAAATCCCCGCGCTGATCGAGGACTACCGCATCGCCGCGCGCAATGCGATCGAGGCCGGTTTCGATGGCGTGGAAGTGCATGCGGCCAATGGCTACCTGCTCGACCAGTTCCTGCGCGATGGTTCCAACAAGCGCACCGATGCCTACGGCGGCGATATCGAAAACCGCACCCGCCTGCTCGCCGAAGTGGTACAGGCCATCGCCGATGAGATCGGTGCCGAGCGCACCGGCGTGCGCCTGTCGCCGGTCACCCCGGTCTACGGCGCACACGACTCCAACCCGCAGCCGCTGTTCGAACGTGCCGTGGAGCGGCTGAACCTGATCGGCGGCCTGGCGTTCGTGCACGTGATCGAGGGCGCCACCGGCGGTGCGCGCGACAACATCGCCTTCGACTACGCTGCGCTGCGCGCCAAGTTCGATGGCGCCTGGATCGCCAACAACGGCTATGACCGCGCGATGTCCGAGCATGCCCTCAGCAGCGGCTATGCCGATGCCATCGCCTATGGCCGCCCGTTCATTGCCAACCCGGATCTGGTGCGTCGCCTGCGCGAACACGCCCCGCTGGCCGAGGTGGATCAGTCCACCCTCTATGGCGGCGGCGCCAAGGGCTATACCGATTATCCGGCGTTGCCGGAGTAA
- a CDS encoding MFS transporter: MSDIEPSAPRVPRRDYVLILLALAMGGFAIGISEFSTMGLMTQIAQGLRISEPQVGHVISAYALGVVVGAPLLAILGARWPRRTLLLLLMVFYALGNLASALAPSYHTMLLCRFIAGLPHGAYFGVASLVAASISPPNQRATAVGRVLLGLSVALLVGNPLATWLGQIVSWRWAYASVSVIALGTVAAVAALLPPAPDEPRQQPLRELRAFNRPQVWLALAIGAVGFSGMFCVFSYLAPTLTAVTGVEPARIPLAMAAFGVGGVLGSILGGWLFDRLQFRAVQVLLGWSIAVMLTFPLAAHSELWVFVSVIAVGTMGALAPALQTRLMDVAAEAQTLAAASNHAAFNTANALGPWLGGMAITTGWGWTSTGYVGAATALGGVLIYAAAVWQEQRQRGALASY, encoded by the coding sequence ATGTCCGATATCGAGCCTTCCGCCCCGCGCGTGCCCCGGCGCGACTACGTGCTGATCCTGCTGGCGCTGGCGATGGGCGGCTTTGCGATCGGTATCAGCGAATTCTCCACGATGGGCCTGATGACGCAGATTGCGCAGGGCCTGCGGATCAGCGAGCCGCAGGTAGGCCATGTCATCAGTGCCTACGCACTGGGCGTGGTGGTTGGCGCGCCGTTGCTGGCAATTCTGGGCGCGCGCTGGCCGCGCCGCACCCTGTTGCTGCTGCTGATGGTGTTCTACGCGCTCGGCAATCTGGCCAGCGCGTTGGCGCCGAGCTATCACACGATGCTGCTGTGCCGCTTCATCGCAGGCCTGCCGCATGGCGCGTATTTCGGTGTGGCCTCGTTGGTGGCCGCATCGATCAGCCCGCCCAACCAGCGCGCGACTGCGGTGGGACGCGTGCTGCTGGGCTTGAGCGTGGCGTTGCTGGTGGGCAATCCATTGGCGACCTGGCTGGGGCAGATCGTCAGCTGGCGCTGGGCGTATGCGTCGGTGTCGGTGATCGCATTGGGCACGGTCGCGGCGGTGGCCGCCTTGTTGCCGCCCGCGCCCGACGAGCCGCGGCAGCAGCCCTTGCGCGAGCTGCGAGCGTTCAACCGACCACAGGTGTGGTTGGCGCTGGCAATCGGCGCCGTGGGGTTCTCCGGCATGTTCTGCGTCTTCAGTTATCTGGCGCCGACACTGACGGCGGTGACCGGCGTGGAGCCGGCGCGCATCCCGCTGGCCATGGCCGCCTTTGGCGTGGGCGGCGTGCTGGGCAGCATACTGGGGGGCTGGCTGTTTGATCGCCTGCAGTTCCGCGCAGTGCAGGTGCTGCTGGGGTGGTCGATCGCGGTGATGCTGACGTTTCCGCTGGCCGCGCACTCGGAACTGTGGGTGTTTGTCTCCGTCATCGCGGTGGGCACCATGGGCGCCCTGGCGCCTGCATTGCAGACCCGCCTGATGGATGTGGCCGCCGAAGCGCAGACCCTGGCGGCGGCGTCCAACCATGCAGCGTTCAATACCGCCAATGCGCTGGGGCCGTGGCTGGGCGGCATGGCCATCACCACAGGCTGGGGCTGGACGTCCACTGGCTACGTTGGCGCGGCCACCGCGCTGGGTGGCGTGCTGATCTATGCGGCAGCGGTGTGGCAGGAACAACGTCAGCGCGGCGCGCTGGCCAGCTATTGA
- a CDS encoding PA2169 family four-helix-bundle protein yields the protein MSTQSKTEHSLNDLIAISRDGKDFYDEAAAKVGDAELATLFRRIAGVKSDIVSNLSSVVASVGGTPEKHGTMVGSMQQFYGKVRATLGDTKYGYVAELEESEDRLLKAFDETIADQDTPAAARDAALRLLPEVRACHDVMRNRKHAMKNAA from the coding sequence ATGAGCACCCAGAGCAAGACCGAGCACAGCCTCAACGATCTCATCGCCATTTCCCGCGACGGCAAGGACTTCTACGACGAAGCCGCCGCCAAGGTGGGCGATGCCGAGCTTGCGACGCTGTTCCGCCGCATCGCCGGCGTCAAGAGCGACATCGTCAGCAATCTGAGCAGCGTTGTGGCGTCGGTGGGCGGGACGCCGGAAAAGCACGGCACCATGGTCGGCAGCATGCAGCAGTTTTACGGCAAGGTCCGTGCAACGCTGGGCGACACCAAGTACGGCTACGTGGCCGAGCTGGAAGAGTCGGAAGATCGCCTGCTGAAGGCCTTCGACGAAACCATCGCCGATCAGGACACGCCGGCCGCCGCACGCGACGCCGCACTGCGTCTGTTGCCGGAAGTGCGTGCGTGCCATGACGTGATGCGCAACCGCAAGCACGCGATGAAGAACGCGGCGTAA
- the thpR gene encoding RNA 2',3'-cyclic phosphodiesterase encodes MKQQFLYLSSAEAQLSLGLGEEKPTERLFFAVMADAQTAERASDIANSLLQAGQVEGKLLGRERLHVTLHHLGDYAGGLPPSLVSRASQAAERIALPAFAVEFDRVGTFGGRRSQLPCVLRGEERVRGLYELQGALGRQLAHAGIAGDAQYTPHMTLLYCNQTLPQRRCEALAWTVREFALVRSFLGQSRYQIEGCWSLH; translated from the coding sequence ATGAAACAGCAGTTTCTCTACTTGTCATCGGCCGAGGCGCAGCTGTCGCTGGGCTTGGGCGAAGAGAAGCCCACCGAGCGGCTGTTCTTTGCGGTGATGGCAGATGCACAGACCGCCGAACGCGCGAGCGACATCGCCAACAGTCTGCTGCAGGCGGGGCAGGTGGAGGGAAAGCTGCTGGGGCGCGAGCGGCTGCACGTGACCTTGCATCACCTGGGCGACTACGCGGGCGGATTGCCGCCGTCGCTGGTCAGCCGGGCCAGCCAGGCCGCCGAACGCATTGCCCTGCCAGCCTTCGCTGTGGAATTCGACCGCGTTGGCACCTTCGGTGGGCGACGCTCGCAATTGCCTTGCGTGTTGCGCGGCGAAGAGCGGGTGCGCGGGTTGTATGAGTTGCAGGGGGCATTGGGGCGGCAGCTGGCGCATGCGGGCATTGCCGGCGATGCGCAGTACACGCCGCATATGACCCTGCTGTACTGCAATCAGACCCTGCCGCAGCGACGTTGCGAGGCACTGGCCTGGACGGTGCGTGAATTTGCGTTGGTGCGCAGTTTCCTGGGGCAGTCGCGCTACCAGATCGAAGGGTGCTGGTCGCTGCACTGA
- a CDS encoding HD domain-containing protein: MDIPTPLPLHADHLAALEQAYATPVRAYHHFGHVRALLQHYAEVAAGPGWRQPVEVWLAVLFHDAVYQPGRSDNEAQSAAWALDCIPRWWPQAEVDLARVQTLILLTARHGQLQPTDVDEEAALFLDCDMAILAAPAQIFEAYDRAIADEYRGHVPALLFRLNRRRFLAGLLKRPRIFLSAYFHAKADAAARANLRRRLGR; encoded by the coding sequence ATGGACATCCCCACACCGCTGCCGTTGCATGCCGACCACCTGGCCGCACTGGAACAGGCCTATGCCACGCCTGTGCGCGCCTATCATCACTTCGGCCACGTGCGCGCACTGTTGCAGCACTATGCCGAGGTCGCTGCCGGGCCGGGGTGGCGGCAACCGGTGGAGGTCTGGCTGGCGGTGCTGTTCCACGATGCGGTGTACCAGCCCGGGCGTAGCGACAACGAAGCGCAATCGGCGGCGTGGGCACTGGACTGCATCCCGCGTTGGTGGCCACAGGCCGAGGTGGACCTTGCGCGCGTGCAGACGCTGATCCTGCTCACCGCACGGCATGGCCAGCTGCAACCGACCGATGTCGACGAAGAGGCGGCGCTGTTTCTGGACTGCGACATGGCGATCCTGGCGGCGCCGGCCCAGATCTTCGAAGCCTACGACCGCGCAATCGCCGACGAGTACCGAGGCCATGTGCCGGCGCTGCTGTTCCGTCTGAACCGGCGGCGTTTTCTGGCCGGCCTACTGAAGCGGCCGCGCATCTTTCTCAGCGCGTATTTCCATGCCAAGGCCGATGCCGCGGCGCGCGCCAACCTGCGTCGCCGGCTGGGCCGTTGA
- a CDS encoding oxidoreductase-like domain-containing protein, with protein sequence MHEPAVSAADPRPQPPQAPAPNECCESGCPLCVHDLYAEELSRYHQALAAWEARQQMPAR encoded by the coding sequence ATGCACGAGCCCGCCGTTTCCGCCGCCGATCCACGTCCGCAACCGCCGCAGGCGCCAGCGCCCAACGAATGCTGCGAGAGCGGCTGCCCACTGTGCGTGCACGATCTGTACGCCGAGGAGTTGAGCCGCTACCACCAGGCCCTGGCTGCCTGGGAAGCCCGCCAGCAGATGCCGGCGCGGTAA